TCATATCTGGGCATCCAGACAGGCGATTTATTGATGCCAAGTACCGGCAACGATTTCTGTGCTGTGAACTTCTTTAAATCCCGCATGAACGGGCCAAGTTGTTTTCCATCGATGAAAAGAACGACGTGCAGATGACTCGGCATGAACACGTACCCGGCGATCTTGGCCCGATAGACTACTGCATAATGGGCAAGTGAATCGCTGAGGGCCTCGTACACTCCTGGCCAATCGCCGAGCCGTCGCCACTCCGCAAACGTTGTTGTCACGAAGAAGCAGTACCCAGAATTTTGATCAGGATATCGCAGTCCCATGATTTCCCTCTGCGCCCGCACGTGTCAGGTCACACTATCCGCCTTCGGCGGACAGCAAGACCTGACACAACCCATTTCAAAGTCACATGCCGTAATAGTTGCGGCAGGTCCTGACTTCTGCCGGTCAGGCAGAAGTTGTGACCTGCCGCCCTATCGCTTCAGGACCTCTTCCCCCAAAACCTATACCCCACCCCCCTAATCGTCTCAAAATAGACCGGGTTCTTCGAATCCTCCTCGAATATTTTCCTAATCTTCAAAATGAAATTGTCCACCGTCCGGTTGGTCGGATAAATGTGATACCCCCACACCGCGTCGAGCAACTGGTCCCGGCTCACCACCTCGCCCTCACGTTCTACGAGATATTTCACAACCATGCACTCTTTGCGAGTCAGCACGAACTTCCCGCCCGGCCCCTCCGCCTCGTACGTCTTGAAATTGATTTTCCGCCCCTCCCACTCGTACGACCCGGCTACTGTCTCTTCCGTAGCCAGCCACGCCTGCCGACGGAAAATCCCCTGTATGCGCGCCGTCAGTTCCTGCACGTGAAACGGCTTGGTGATATAATCATCACCGCCGGCAAGCAAACCTTCAATCTTCTGCTCTGTCTGATCACGCGCAGTGATGAACAGAATCGGCACCGTGGACCCGCCGGCCCGTATTTTCTTACAGATTGTTAGTCCGTCCATCCCGGGCAGCATAATATCAAGCAACACCAGGTCGAACTGCCCCCGCTCGAACGCCTCGAGTGCCTGCAGGCCGTTGTCGATATGCATAACCTGATACCCCTCCGCTTCGAGGTTCATGATCAGACCGTCGGCCAGATGCTGGTCATCTTCAACTATCAGTATCGTTTTCATAGCCGTCCGCCCTTTTCAGTGTGATTGTAAACTCCGCACCCTTGCCCGCACCGTCCGATCGCGCCGTCACACTGCCACCGTGCGCACGGATGATCTCCCGGCAGAGATACAGCCCCAATCCCGTCCCCGAATTTCGTCTCGTCATCTCATCCCCAACTCGATAGAACCGTTCGAATATCGCCGATGCCTCTTTCGGCTCGAAACCTATTCCCTCATCCGCTATCGCCAGGCTGATCCAATCCCCATCCGTGCCCAGCCGAACAGAAATATGCACCGTCTCATCGTTGTGGTATTTGAGTGCATTCTCCAATATCGCATCGACCGCCCGCCCCATGGCCGATCTGTCACCGTGAACATACACTCCATTTGGTATCTCTCTGTCGATTGACTTAGGAACTTTCGATGGTACCCTGGCCACAACATCCAACCGTTCGGTCACCAGCGCCGACAAATCAAACCTCGATTTCTCAATATGGTACCCGCTCCGATCGAATCGCCCTGCTTCGAGAATATCTTCCACCAGCTTCTCCAGCCTCGCCACATCTTCTTTCATGCGCGGGACGATCATCTCTTTCTTCTCTGGCGCTACCTTGGCCGATTCCAGCGTATCGAGATAGAGCTTGATGGAGGCGAGCGGCGTCTTCAGTTCATGCGTAACAGCCGACAGGAAATTCTGCTGATGGAATTTCAACTCTTCCGTCCGCACCAGCGCGCGATAAATCAGCCACGCGCCAAGGAGAATAAGAACCAGAAAGAACACACCCTCCGTCCCAACCATGATCTGCCGGGTTATTTCCTGGCGATGAATCTGCTCCACCAGCTCGGGCGAACCTCCCAGTTCCTTCGCTATATCCACCTTCTCCCCGACCACCCGTGCCATGAAAATGATCCACCAGAGCGCCTGCGCCAACGCAAACGCCACCATCGACACAAATAGAATAAACGCCGCCCGCGGAGATAGCTTCATAGTTGGGAATATAGCTATAGGAATATGTCAATCGAAAGGAAAGAAGTCGGCGTGTGGGTTCTCGCAGGAACCCTTGCCACAACGCGCCGTTCAGTCCAGCTTGAGACGGCCGAGGCGCACCGAGTTCGAAACGACAAACACTGAAGATAGCGACATCGCCAGCGCCGCCAGCATGGGCGACAACGTCCACCCAAACACCGGATACAACAGCCCGGCGGCAACCGGAATCGCGACCACATTGTAAAAAAACGCCCAAAACAGATTCTGGCGAATAGTCCTCATGCTCGCTCGCGCAATCGTGAACGCCCTGTTTAACAAGTGAAGGTTCGGCTTCACCAGCACTACATCCGCCGCCTCAATCGCGATATCGGTGCCGCTCCCCATGGCAATCCCCACATCGGCCGCAGCGAGCGCCGGGGCATCGTTTATCCCGTCCCCCACCATCGCCACCCGGTATCCCGCATTGCGGTACGAGCCAATCACCGCCTGCTTTTGATCCGGAAGAACCTCCGCTTCATACCTTTCCAATCCAAGTGAGCGCGCCACCTCCTCGGCGGTCCGTCGATTATCCCCGGACAACATGGTCACCAGGGGAAACTGCTTTCTGAGTGCGGTAACCGTTTCCCTGGCGTCACTTCGAATTCGATCGGCCAATGCCAGGCAACCGGCCACTTTGCCGTCGATAGCCGCATACGCTACCGTCTTCCCCTGCGACATTGCCTGATCCGCGGCCAACTGCACCAGTTCCAGAGATATCTGTCGGTCCTCCATCAGACCCCTGCTTCCGATCAACAGCTCTTTGCCGTCAACGATTGCCCTCACGCCAAATCCTGGGAGCGCTTCCAGCTCGCGTACTGTCCCGAACTGAGTCCTTTGCTCGGCGGCATACCTTGCAATAGCCCTCGCCACCGGATGCTCGGATCGAGTCTCCACCGCGCCGACCAGTGACAGGAACTGTACCGACGACATCGACGGCACCGTATGAACTTCCAGGACTTGCAGCTCCCCCGATGTAAGTGTGCCGGTTTTGTCGAACACCACGCCGTTGACCTGCGCCAGCTTTTCGAGGACATCTCCGCCGCGAATGATCACACCTGTACGTGCCGCCCGCCCGGTCCCGGCTAGCACCGCGGTCGGCGTGGCCAATCCCAGTGCGCACGGACACGCAATAATCAGTACCGCGATAACGGAGCGAACCATCATCGGGCTCCCCGGTGCTGCCAGATACCACGCGACCAGCGTCACGGCCGCCAGTACGAGCACTATCGGCACAAATACCGCCGCCACACGGTCCGCCAGTTTCTGCACCGGCGCCTTGCGCCCCTGCGCCTCTGACACCAAGCGGATGACATTGGACAAGAAACTCGCCGCTCCGGTCGCCGTCACACGCATCTCGAACGAGGTGTGTCCGTTCAACGCCCCTCCGATCACGCGATCTCCAACCTGCTTCTCCAGCGGCAGCGATTCACCCGTCATCATCGACTCATCAACTGTCGCGGACCCCTCGCCGATTTCACCATCCGCAGGTATCCGTTCTCCCGGCTTGACCAGCACCATCATGCCGGGCTGCAACGACACCGCGTCTACTTCAATCTCAACACCGTTTATGATGGCCGTCGCTGTGGTGGGCTGTAACTGCATGAGCGCCTTGATGGCATCACCCGCCTTCCCCTTGGCCCTCGCCTCAAGAAACCGTCCCACCAGTATCAGCGTCACAATCATCCCCGCCGACTCGAAATACAGCAAGTCGTGCTGTGCCCCGCCATGTGCAACGAGCACCCAGAGACTCCAGCCGAACGCCGCCAGCGTCCCCATCGCGATCAGCGAGTTCATATTGGCTGTGACATGGATCGTCTGTTTGGCGGCATCGGACAGAATCGAACGCCCTGCCACGAACAGCACGACCCCCGCGAGGATCGCCTGCAGCCAAGCATCAACCGTATGTCCGAAAAGCGGTGTCAGACGCCACATTGGCAGCATGGCCAGCGCCATCAGCGGAACCGTGAGCGCCAACGAAACCAGAAAGTTTCTGCGGGCTTCACCAAGTTCCTTCTGTTGAGCGCTCAGAATATCCTGCTGGCCGACCTCCGCGCCGTATCCAAGTTCCTCGATCTTGCCGACAATACGCTCTTCATCAAGCTGAGTCGCGTCGAACGAAACCACCGCCGAATTGGTCGCCAGATTGACTCGGCACGCCTCCACCCCGTCCATCCCGCTCACACCCTTCTCTATCGATGCCACACAACTGGCACAATGCATCCCCTCAATTCGTAGAGACAGTTCCTGACGTTGCGCCATACTTCACCCAATATACTCTCTGTTTTGGTGTGGAAAACGACGGAAACCGGCTATTTGATCCCAAGGGCAATCAACAGTTGCGGGCAACGCTTGAGAAGTTCTTTCCGAATCTTAGCCCGCGCCCTATGAAGGTACCACCGCACGGTGGCTTCCGGCATGTTCATGATCGTCGCAACATCGTCCACGCGGCAGCCCCCGACATCGCGAAGCATAAATGCCGACCGTTGCTTGTCGTTCAGCGTGTTGGCCGCCTGCTGAATATAGCCGTCGAGCTGCTGTCGTCGAAACGCTGTTTCGGGACTCGCCGCCCGGCTCTCGACCACATCGTAAACGTTTTCGAGTGGCTCGTGGCGATGCCGTCGTATTTTGCGAAGGTGATCGATCGAGGCATTGACCGTGACGCGGTACAACCACGTGTAGAATTTCTTGGAATCGTCATAGCGCCAGATATTGGCCGCCATCTTGACAAAGACCGTCTGGGTGATATCGGCCGCCTCGTCGTAGTCACCCACGATCTTATAGGCCAGTGCGGCCACCTGACTGCGATATCGTCGGACCAGCAAACTGAACGCATCGCGCCGTCCCTGCTTGATGGCAGCCACCAGACGCCTGACTTCCAGTTCGTCATGCTCTTCTTGAGTCAGCGGTTCGATTGGGTATTTGGCTCGCTTCCATACCGCCATAACACTCCCCTTGCCCCCTCTTGATGGTTCAACAGTTGAAACCGGACAAAGTTCCTGTGTTATGCGATCTGCCCCCACCCTCCGCTCTCGGGCCACAAAAAAAGAGCCGCCCTTGCGGACGGCTCTTTCAGTTAACTAATTGATTGGCTTACATGCCGTTAAGAATAAACTCGCGAGGGTCAAGCGGCTTGCCGTTGCGCCAGACCTCATAATGCAGGTGCGGACCGGTCGAATAGCCGGTCGAGCCCATAAGCCCTAGAACTTCGCCCCGCGCCACGGACTGCCCGTTCCTAACCTGGATCTTGGACAGATGGCCGAATCTCGTCAGAAAGCCGAACCCGTGGTCGACCGCTATCAGGTTCCCCAAACCACCCGGGTCCTTTCCCGCATAGACAACTTTGCCTGTGGCTGGCGCTACGATCGGTGTTCCGGCGTGGTTGGCAATGTCGACCCCCCGGTGCATCTGGCGGTACCCGGTGAACGGGTCATAGTGCATGCCATATCCCCGTGATGCCCATCCCTGGGTGGGGTTGATCGACGGCGTGTGGTCCAGCCTGTCTTTGAGTCCGGTCAGCGCCGCTTCGACCTCGCCGAACTTGCTCAACTCAAACTCAGATACCTTGAGCAGGCGATCCACCTGCGATTCCGTAAGCACAGCGTCCTGCTGGGTCTCCGTCATTGACGCGAACCCGAGAGGTCCCGGGCCGCCAATACCGAGCTGCCGCTCGCTGACATTGATTTCGGGCAAATTGAAGAGTGTCCGAATGGCGATCTCTTTGTTCACCAGGTCGGTGAACCGGGACTCCGCCTCAGACAGTGTCCATCGGATTTTTTCGTACTTTTCGGCCAGGAACTGGTTCTCGGCCTTCAACCGCTTCAGCTCCGACTTGTTGACCCGATCGCCGAAGAATGTCGAAAGCAGGACCAGACTACCGAGTAAGATAGCTACGAAAATGCCAGGCGCGCAGTACAGCCAGATCCTTGGGATGCTGATCTGCTTGGCGTCCGAATAATTATCCGGCAGAAACCACAGAATGATCCGTTTCTTTAGCATCAAAACCTTCCCAGACCCTTAAGAGGGTGAAATCGGTACCCCGAGACGGCCAGGCCCGAAGTCGTATGGCAACAAACCGCCGCCAAGCTACCTCGGTTCAAAAGGGGTGTCAAGGGAAAAAACCCTGCTCTTACTTGATCAAAACAAACTCTCTCTTAAGGACCTTGTTGATAACCTTCATGAACTTATCCCCTTCCAGGTTCTGAAGGCTGTACAGATGCCAATACGTTTTTTTCGGCAGGCCGACATTCCTTTTCTTTGTGCTTGCCATTGCTGTGCCCTTTTTCTGCTCCCGACCTGCCCAGAGCAGTAGGGCGATTGCCATACTGGTTTTATCGGGCGATCAAGGAATTCTTTAACGTTCCACCACCAGCAACTGCAGAGGACGTGCCGGAGAACCGCCCGAAAACTGATTATTGGTGCCCGCTTAAGACGTTGAAATAATACATCTTAACTT
This is a stretch of genomic DNA from Candidatus Zixiibacteriota bacterium. It encodes these proteins:
- a CDS encoding heavy metal translocating P-type ATPase; translation: MAQRQELSLRIEGMHCASCVASIEKGVSGMDGVEACRVNLATNSAVVSFDATQLDEERIVGKIEELGYGAEVGQQDILSAQQKELGEARRNFLVSLALTVPLMALAMLPMWRLTPLFGHTVDAWLQAILAGVVLFVAGRSILSDAAKQTIHVTANMNSLIAMGTLAAFGWSLWVLVAHGGAQHDLLYFESAGMIVTLILVGRFLEARAKGKAGDAIKALMQLQPTTATAIINGVEIEVDAVSLQPGMMVLVKPGERIPADGEIGEGSATVDESMMTGESLPLEKQVGDRVIGGALNGHTSFEMRVTATGAASFLSNVIRLVSEAQGRKAPVQKLADRVAAVFVPIVLVLAAVTLVAWYLAAPGSPMMVRSVIAVLIIACPCALGLATPTAVLAGTGRAARTGVIIRGGDVLEKLAQVNGVVFDKTGTLTSGELQVLEVHTVPSMSSVQFLSLVGAVETRSEHPVARAIARYAAEQRTQFGTVRELEALPGFGVRAIVDGKELLIGSRGLMEDRQISLELVQLAADQAMSQGKTVAYAAIDGKVAGCLALADRIRSDARETVTALRKQFPLVTMLSGDNRRTAEEVARSLGLERYEAEVLPDQKQAVIGSYRNAGYRVAMVGDGINDAPALAAADVGIAMGSGTDIAIEAADVVLVKPNLHLLNRAFTIARASMRTIRQNLFWAFFYNVVAIPVAAGLLYPVFGWTLSPMLAALAMSLSSVFVVSNSVRLGRLKLD
- a CDS encoding sigma-70 family RNA polymerase sigma factor gives rise to the protein MAVWKRAKYPIEPLTQEEHDELEVRRLVAAIKQGRRDAFSLLVRRYRSQVAALAYKIVGDYDEAADITQTVFVKMAANIWRYDDSKKFYTWLYRVTVNASIDHLRKIRRHRHEPLENVYDVVESRAASPETAFRRQQLDGYIQQAANTLNDKQRSAFMLRDVGGCRVDDVATIMNMPEATVRWYLHRARAKIRKELLKRCPQLLIALGIK
- a CDS encoding HAMP domain-containing sensor histidine kinase, whose amino-acid sequence is MKLSPRAAFILFVSMVAFALAQALWWIIFMARVVGEKVDIAKELGGSPELVEQIHRQEITRQIMVGTEGVFFLVLILLGAWLIYRALVRTEELKFHQQNFLSAVTHELKTPLASIKLYLDTLESAKVAPEKKEMIVPRMKEDVARLEKLVEDILEAGRFDRSGYHIEKSRFDLSALVTERLDVVARVPSKVPKSIDREIPNGVYVHGDRSAMGRAVDAILENALKYHNDETVHISVRLGTDGDWISLAIADEGIGFEPKEASAIFERFYRVGDEMTRRNSGTGLGLYLCREIIRAHGGSVTARSDGAGKGAEFTITLKRADGYENDTDS
- a CDS encoding M23 family metallopeptidase, producing the protein MLKKRIILWFLPDNYSDAKQISIPRIWLYCAPGIFVAILLGSLVLLSTFFGDRVNKSELKRLKAENQFLAEKYEKIRWTLSEAESRFTDLVNKEIAIRTLFNLPEINVSERQLGIGGPGPLGFASMTETQQDAVLTESQVDRLLKVSEFELSKFGEVEAALTGLKDRLDHTPSINPTQGWASRGYGMHYDPFTGYRQMHRGVDIANHAGTPIVAPATGKVVYAGKDPGGLGNLIAVDHGFGFLTRFGHLSKIQVRNGQSVARGEVLGLMGSTGYSTGPHLHYEVWRNGKPLDPREFILNGM
- a CDS encoding response regulator transcription factor, with translation MKTILIVEDDQHLADGLIMNLEAEGYQVMHIDNGLQALEAFERGQFDLVLLDIMLPGMDGLTICKKIRAGGSTVPILFITARDQTEQKIEGLLAGGDDYITKPFHVQELTARIQGIFRRQAWLATEETVAGSYEWEGRKINFKTYEAEGPGGKFVLTRKECMVVKYLVEREGEVVSRDQLLDAVWGYHIYPTNRTVDNFILKIRKIFEEDSKNPVYFETIRGVGYRFWGKRS